The stretch of DNA CCCGCAGCCTCCCCACCCCCATTTGtcaccccccaaaaacccccaggctgcccccccccccacccccacctcggggcccctgtccccacccccaaatcccacctgtcccccctccccggcccctCTGTACCCCCCCCATGTGTCACCCCCAGGCCCCCCCCTCACCTCGGGGGGCCCCCCCAGCGCGATGGCCGCGGCCGTGGCCAGGTCGCCCTCGGCGAAGGCCACCCACTGCCGCACCAGGGCGGCCCTCGGGGGGGGCCGTGCCGCGCAGCCGGGGGGGGCTCAGGAAGAGcgcggcggcgccggggccCAGCAGGGCCCCCCCGGGGGGTGCGCAGCGCGGGCAGCGCGGGGGTCCCGGCCGCGGGGACCCCCCCGGGCACCCGCTCCACGCGCGGCGGGGGGCCCGGCCCGAAGCGGGCGGCGATCAGCacccggcgggcggcggcgtcggcggggggggggcggcagcagcagcaccggaGGGGCGGCCATGGCTGGGGGGACaaaacggggggggggggggggctggcgGTCACCGGGGGCGTCAGGGCTGCAGGTGGGGGGGCCGGGAAGCGGTGCCGGGCGGTGTTTAGGGGGTCCTGGGAAGTGcttgggggtcccggggggtgtTCGGGGGGTGCCGAGTGGGttccgggggtcccgggggagGCTTAGGGCCGTGGCCGGGGGGGCCGTGCTGTGGGGAGCGCCGGGGGCCGGTGCCGGGCGGTGTCGGTGCAGGGGTCTCGGGGAGCACCTAGGGGGCACCGAGGGAGAatggggggtcccgggggggggtcccggggggggggggggaaatctCCGGGGGTCACGTGGCCTCCCCGCCTCCCCCGGTACCTGAGGCGGCCGCGGCGGGAGGAGACACGTGGGGCGGCGCGCGCGGCGCATGCGCAGAGCCCCGCCCATCTCGGCCCGCCATTGGCTGGCGCTCGCTGGCGTGGGCGGAACTTCCGGTGCCACCGAGCGTCCCGGAGCGAGCGCCGCACCCGCCGCGCTCTGCGCCCCCCAGCGGCCCGGCGGTGCAAACCCTCCGCGACCCCGAAAAATGGGGGGTGGGAGAtacccaaaaccaccccaaaatcacctcAAAAGCACCCAAAAATCAACCCCCAGCCGACCGGGAGAGCCACACACATGGAGAACAGGGCAGGGGGCGGGCATTTATTGGGGTTGTGGAAATGGGCCGTGGGACTCCCTTGAATTTTGGGGCGTCCCCTcggatttggggaggggtcccCCCGGATTTGGGGGAGGGtcactgcttctgctgcagcGCCTCCTTGCGCGCCGcgtcctgcagcagctgtgtgtcCACCTCGTCGGCCGGGAGCTGGACATAGCGAACCACGGAGCCGCGGATGAAGCAGTTCTTGACCGAAAGctagggggggggggggagcagAGACCCCCTGAGACCCCCGAATTCCCTGAGACCCCCCCCCCTCCGATCCCCTGAACTCACCGAGACCCTCCCAAAATCACTGAGATTCCCCCTGagacccccagacccctccagaCCCCCTCTGCCCCACCCAGAACCCCCTTAGGccctcccagcctcccccagacccc from Corvus hawaiiensis isolate bCorHaw1 chromosome 31 unlocalized genomic scaffold, bCorHaw1.pri.cur SUPER_31b, whole genome shotgun sequence encodes:
- the LSM2 gene encoding U6 snRNA-associated Sm-like protein LSm2 isoform X1, which gives rise to MLFYSFFKSLVGKDVVVELKNDLSICGTLHSVDQYLNIKLTDISVTDPEKYPAHAFGQELLHPRLRGSLCPAPGRRGGHTAAAGRGAQGGAAAEAVTLPQIRGDPSPNPRGRPKIQGSPTAHFHNPNKCPPPALFSMCVALPVGWGLIFGCF